A genomic segment from Modestobacter roseus encodes:
- a CDS encoding DUF2191 domain-containing protein codes for MLMTKRLIDLDDELLALAQRELNTTGVSDTVRAALRQAANAAARARQVAWLRDGGLETMTDPDQRADVWR; via the coding sequence ATGCTGATGACGAAGCGTTTGATCGACCTCGACGACGAGTTGTTGGCGCTCGCCCAACGCGAGCTGAACACCACTGGGGTGTCGGACACGGTGCGCGCCGCCTTGCGGCAGGCCGCGAACGCTGCCGCACGCGCACGGCAGGTGGCCTGGCTCCGCGACGGCGGGCTCGAGACGATGACGGATCCTGATCAGCGAGCTGACGTGTGGCGGTGA
- a CDS encoding MMPL family transporter: MTRLLHRLGAGAATHPWRVLTGWLVVVVAAFGLAATVGGTPQDDWNVPGTPAQEGTELLRAEFPAAAGAQDRVVVHDPGGDSVPAAEITELSARLAGLPHVVSVLGPRVSEDGATVLLDVRYDVPVTDPDLFGDTTALEEAAGPAVDAGLQVAFGGEVPDSAGLSAGGTGEAVGVLVALALLVLTFGSVVAAGLPILVALLGLGVGSSGVLLLAAVSSVSTSAPTVATMVGLGVGIDYALLLVTRHVEGLRAGLDVRAAAATATTTAGRSVVFAGATVLVSLLGLGLAGLQTYASFGTATAIAVVSVMAAALTLVPAGLGLAGTRVLPRRVRTGAGGSHRRRAPLAARWAGRIGARALPWALGALLVLVALALPAFDMRIWPADVGAQPEDSTTRQAYDLIGDAFGPGANGPFLVAVDLDQVPAADLGALRDRLAGQPGVATVADPVLAPGGGAALVVVEPTTAPADARTTELLERLRADVLPAGASVTGQTAVFADINALLTGRLWLVIGFVVGVSVLVLTVAFRAPIVALKAAAMNLLSIGAAYGVVVAVFSWGWGRQLFGLDQDVPVSSWLPILMFAVAFGLSMDYEVFLLGRVREEWRRTGDARTSVVSGLATTGRLITAAAAIMVAVFLGFATEGELVLTQIGAGLAVAILVDATVVRMVLVPATMALLGHWNWWLPAWLDRVLPHLDLDGEDLEPADDAGIVEHEPPVVLPAVAGAP; encoded by the coding sequence ATGACCCGTTTGCTGCACCGCCTCGGAGCAGGCGCAGCCACCCACCCCTGGCGCGTGCTGACCGGCTGGCTGGTCGTGGTGGTGGCTGCGTTCGGCCTGGCCGCGACGGTGGGCGGCACCCCGCAGGACGACTGGAACGTGCCGGGCACGCCCGCGCAGGAGGGCACCGAGCTGCTGCGTGCGGAGTTCCCCGCCGCCGCCGGTGCCCAGGACCGCGTCGTCGTGCACGACCCGGGTGGCGACTCCGTGCCCGCCGCCGAGATCACCGAGCTGTCCGCGCGGCTGGCCGGGCTGCCGCACGTCGTCTCGGTGCTCGGACCGCGCGTCTCCGAGGACGGCGCGACGGTGCTGCTCGACGTCCGGTACGACGTCCCGGTCACCGACCCCGACCTCTTCGGCGACACCACCGCGCTGGAGGAGGCCGCCGGCCCGGCCGTCGACGCCGGTCTCCAGGTGGCCTTCGGCGGCGAGGTGCCCGACAGCGCCGGGTTGAGCGCCGGGGGCACCGGGGAAGCGGTCGGCGTGCTCGTGGCGCTCGCGCTGCTGGTGCTCACCTTCGGCTCCGTCGTCGCCGCCGGACTGCCCATCCTCGTCGCGCTGCTCGGGTTGGGGGTCGGCTCGTCGGGGGTGCTGCTCCTCGCCGCGGTCAGCAGCGTGAGCACGTCGGCGCCGACGGTGGCGACGATGGTCGGGCTCGGCGTCGGCATCGACTACGCGCTGCTGCTGGTGACCCGGCACGTGGAGGGGCTGCGCGCCGGTCTCGACGTCCGCGCGGCGGCGGCCACCGCAACGACCACCGCCGGCCGGTCCGTCGTGTTCGCCGGCGCCACCGTGCTCGTCTCGCTCCTCGGGCTGGGCCTGGCCGGCCTGCAGACCTACGCCAGCTTCGGGACGGCGACGGCGATCGCGGTGGTCAGCGTGATGGCCGCCGCGCTCACGCTCGTCCCGGCCGGGCTCGGCCTGGCCGGCACCCGCGTGCTGCCACGTCGGGTCCGTACCGGGGCCGGCGGGTCGCACCGACGCCGCGCGCCGCTGGCGGCGCGGTGGGCCGGCCGGATCGGCGCCCGGGCGCTGCCCTGGGCACTGGGCGCCCTGCTGGTGCTGGTGGCGCTCGCCCTGCCCGCGTTCGACATGCGGATCTGGCCTGCGGACGTGGGCGCGCAGCCGGAGGACAGCACCACCCGGCAGGCCTACGACCTCATCGGCGACGCCTTCGGGCCGGGGGCCAACGGGCCGTTCCTGGTCGCCGTGGACCTCGACCAGGTCCCGGCCGCGGACCTCGGTGCGCTGCGGGACCGGTTGGCCGGGCAGCCCGGTGTGGCCACCGTCGCCGACCCGGTGCTCGCCCCGGGTGGCGGAGCCGCGCTGGTGGTGGTCGAGCCGACCACGGCGCCGGCCGACGCGCGCACCACCGAGCTGCTCGAGCGGCTGCGGGCCGACGTGCTCCCGGCCGGGGCGTCGGTGACCGGCCAGACCGCGGTGTTCGCCGACATCAACGCACTGCTCACCGGGCGACTGTGGCTGGTCATCGGCTTCGTCGTCGGGGTGTCGGTGCTGGTGCTGACCGTGGCGTTCCGCGCGCCGATCGTGGCGCTCAAGGCGGCCGCGATGAACCTGCTGAGCATCGGCGCCGCGTACGGCGTCGTCGTGGCAGTCTTCTCCTGGGGGTGGGGCCGGCAGCTGTTCGGCCTGGACCAGGACGTGCCCGTTTCCAGCTGGCTGCCGATCCTGATGTTCGCGGTCGCGTTCGGGTTGTCGATGGACTACGAGGTGTTCCTGCTGGGCCGGGTCCGCGAGGAGTGGCGACGCACCGGCGACGCCCGCACGAGCGTCGTCTCCGGGCTGGCGACGACCGGGCGGCTGATCACCGCGGCCGCGGCGATCATGGTCGCGGTCTTCCTCGGTTTCGCGACCGAGGGCGAGCTGGTGCTCACGCAGATCGGCGCCGGCCTGGCGGTGGCGATCCTGGTCGACGCCACCGTCGTCCGGATGGTGCTGGTGCCGGCGACGATGGCGCTGCTGGGCCACTGGAACTGGTGGCTGCCGGCCTGGCTGGACCGGGTCCTGCCGCACCTCGACCTGGACGGGGAGGACCTCGAACCAGCGGACGACGCGGGCATCGTCGAGCACGAGCCGCCCGTGGTGCTGCCTGCGGTGGCCGGCGCCCCCTGA
- a CDS encoding NADP-dependent oxidoreductase, with amino-acid sequence MKAVRFHEVGGPEVLRYEDVDQPVPGAGEVRVRVAGSAFNAADAGMRAGFLPIPVVLPHVPGYDVSGTVDALGDGVGGPRVGDAVIGFLPMERDGGAAEYVIAPAEALVPAPTTIPLPDAAGLPSVALTAWQALFDDGELAAGQRVLINGAGGVVGKYAVALAARAGVHVVATASPRSSDAVRAAGAEEVIDHTTTDVLGAVEEPVDVLVNLAPIDPEQFAALVAVVRDGGKVVSTTAFMATPGDEARGVTAATVFVLPNRDRLTELVSLVDSGDLHVEVTRRIPLTELPALHAEAAAGRIEGKVVVQPA; translated from the coding sequence ATGAAGGCAGTGCGTTTCCACGAGGTCGGCGGTCCCGAGGTGCTGCGGTACGAGGACGTCGACCAGCCCGTCCCCGGTGCCGGTGAGGTGCGGGTGCGGGTGGCGGGCTCGGCGTTCAACGCCGCCGACGCGGGCATGCGCGCCGGTTTCCTGCCGATCCCGGTCGTGCTGCCGCACGTGCCCGGCTACGACGTCTCGGGCACGGTGGATGCGCTCGGGGACGGGGTGGGCGGTCCGCGGGTGGGGGATGCGGTGATCGGGTTCCTGCCGATGGAGCGCGACGGGGGAGCGGCGGAGTACGTCATCGCCCCGGCCGAGGCGCTGGTCCCGGCGCCCACGACCATCCCGCTGCCGGATGCGGCGGGGCTGCCGTCGGTGGCGTTGACGGCCTGGCAGGCGCTGTTCGACGACGGCGAGCTGGCCGCCGGGCAGCGGGTGCTGATCAACGGTGCGGGGGGTGTGGTCGGCAAGTACGCCGTCGCGCTGGCCGCGCGGGCCGGGGTGCACGTGGTGGCGACCGCGAGCCCGCGCAGCAGCGACGCCGTCCGGGCGGCCGGCGCCGAGGAGGTCATCGACCACACGACCACCGACGTGCTGGGCGCGGTCGAGGAGCCGGTGGACGTGCTGGTCAACCTGGCGCCCATCGACCCCGAGCAGTTCGCCGCGCTGGTGGCCGTGGTCCGCGACGGGGGCAAGGTGGTCAGCACCACCGCGTTCATGGCCACCCCCGGTGACGAGGCCCGCGGCGTCACCGCGGCCACGGTGTTCGTGCTCCCCAACCGGGACCGGCTCACCGAGCTGGTGTCCCTGGTCGACAGCGGCGACCTGCACGTCGAGGTCACCCGCCGCATCCCGCTCACCGAGCTCCCCGCCCTGCACGCCGAGGCCGCCGCCGGACGCATCGAGGGCAAGGTCGTCGTCCAGCCCGCCTGA